Proteins co-encoded in one Paraburkholderia terrae genomic window:
- a CDS encoding cell division protein FtsQ/DivIB, translating into MWNNVRQLNLAANALHALLLLVLLAAGAYWLIQRPNFTLREIRIDGDTEHINSPTVRAGVVGRLKGNFFTVDLDTARQAFEQMPWVRHASVRRVWPNALAVTLEEYKPLGTWGADQLVSTDGEVFTANQGELEEELPAFDGPDGSAKEVVARYQDFKKWFAPVGATPDEVTLTPRFAWTVKLSNGMQVEIGRERNQDTLYDRCKRLTAAWGAVTQRWGKDIEYADLRYPNGFAIRAAGMRFITEPDKGKK; encoded by the coding sequence ATGTGGAACAACGTACGCCAGCTCAATCTCGCCGCCAACGCGTTGCACGCGTTGTTGCTGCTCGTGCTGCTGGCGGCGGGCGCGTACTGGCTGATCCAGCGCCCGAACTTCACGCTGCGCGAGATCCGTATCGACGGCGACACCGAGCACATCAACTCGCCGACGGTGCGCGCGGGTGTGGTCGGCCGGTTGAAGGGCAACTTCTTCACCGTCGATCTCGACACGGCGCGCCAGGCGTTCGAACAGATGCCATGGGTGCGTCACGCGAGCGTGCGCCGCGTGTGGCCGAATGCGCTCGCGGTGACGCTCGAAGAGTACAAGCCGCTCGGCACATGGGGAGCCGATCAGCTGGTGAGCACCGACGGAGAGGTGTTCACGGCGAACCAGGGCGAGCTCGAAGAAGAGCTGCCCGCGTTCGATGGCCCGGATGGGTCGGCGAAAGAAGTCGTCGCGCGTTATCAGGACTTCAAGAAGTGGTTCGCGCCCGTAGGGGCGACGCCGGATGAAGTGACACTGACACCACGCTTTGCGTGGACGGTGAAGCTGTCGAACGGCATGCAGGTCGAAATTGGACGCGAGCGCAATCAGGACACGCTCTACGACCGCTGCAAGCGGCTCACCGCGGCATGGGGCGCGGTGACGCAACGTTGGGGGAAGGACATCGAATATGCGGACTTGCGTTATCCGAACGGTTTCGCCATTCGTGCGGCAGGCATGCGCTTCATTACGGAACCCGACAAGGGCAAGAAGTAA
- a CDS encoding D-alanine--D-alanine ligase, whose amino-acid sequence MSSIDPKSFGKVAVLLGGVSAEREVSLNSGRLVLQGLRDAGVDAHPFDPSERPLAALKDEGFVRAFNALHGGYGENGQIQGALDFYGIRYTGSGVLGSALGLDKFRTKLVWQQLGVPTPPFEAVLRGDDYAARAKDIVAKLGLPLFVKPASEGSSVAVIKVKTADALVPALEEAVKFDKIVVVEKSIEGGGEYTACIAGDLDLPVIRIVPAGEFYDYHAKYIANDTQYLIPCGIAADEEARLKKIARQAFDVLGCTDWGRADFMLDGEGNPYFLEVNTAPGMTDHSLPPKAARAVGISYQELVVKVLALTLKD is encoded by the coding sequence ATGAGCAGTATCGATCCTAAATCTTTTGGCAAGGTCGCGGTCCTTCTCGGCGGTGTGTCCGCCGAGCGTGAAGTGTCGCTGAACTCGGGCCGTCTCGTGCTGCAAGGGCTGCGCGATGCGGGCGTCGACGCGCATCCGTTCGATCCGTCCGAGCGTCCGCTTGCGGCGTTGAAGGACGAAGGCTTCGTGCGCGCGTTCAACGCGCTGCATGGCGGCTACGGCGAGAACGGCCAGATTCAGGGCGCGCTCGATTTCTACGGCATCCGTTATACGGGCAGCGGCGTGCTCGGCTCGGCGCTCGGTCTCGACAAGTTCCGCACGAAGCTCGTGTGGCAGCAACTGGGCGTGCCGACGCCGCCGTTCGAAGCGGTGCTGCGCGGCGACGACTACGCCGCGCGCGCGAAGGACATCGTCGCGAAGCTCGGCTTGCCGCTGTTCGTGAAGCCGGCGAGCGAAGGTTCGAGCGTCGCCGTCATCAAGGTGAAGACGGCCGATGCGCTCGTGCCCGCGCTCGAAGAAGCGGTGAAGTTCGACAAGATCGTCGTCGTCGAAAAGAGCATCGAAGGCGGCGGTGAGTACACGGCGTGCATCGCGGGCGATCTCGATCTGCCCGTCATCCGCATCGTGCCCGCCGGCGAGTTCTACGACTATCACGCGAAGTACATCGCCAACGACACGCAGTACCTGATTCCATGCGGCATTGCCGCCGACGAAGAAGCGCGCCTGAAGAAGATCGCGCGCCAGGCGTTCGACGTGCTCGGCTGCACCGATTGGGGCCGCGCCGACTTCATGCTGGACGGCGAAGGCAATCCGTATTTCCTGGAAGTGAACACGGCGCCCGGCATGACGGACCACTCGTTGCCGCCGAAGGCCGCGCGTGCTGTCGGCATCAGCTACCAGGAACTGGTGGTGAAGGTGCTTGCATTGACGCTGAAGGACTAA
- a CDS encoding UDP-N-acetylmuramoyl-tripeptide--D-alanyl-D-alanine ligase — MMFTLREAAALIPGASVTGDESVACERVSTDSRSCGPGDLFVALKGERFDAHDFLADVAARNVSAVLVTRTPDNFNVPALRVTGDTRTALGALANGWRRRFAMPLVAVTGSNGKTTVKEMISSIFAAAVGEQSRLATAGNFNNDVGLPLTLFRLNETHQLAVVELGMNHPGETALLGTIAEPTVAVVNNAQREHQEFMATVEAVALEHASVIHALKAEGVAVFPANDAYAGIWRVAATGNRIVDFALNTDERTTEAAVQGTLDGNQLSIDTPEGHVDVTLQVLGAHNAHNALAATAAALASGVSLEAIKRGLEAFGAVKGRLQVKRAVLGSMAGATVIDDTYNANPDSMLAAIDVLAERPSPRVLVMGDMGEVGDNGAEFHREVGAYAKQRGIDALYALGDASRYACAAYGSEAHHCDDVNTLVAQLQQAGYGAAATYLVKGSRFMKMERVVDAVTSPQPAAPGNAPGAH; from the coding sequence ATGATGTTCACGCTGCGTGAAGCCGCCGCACTGATTCCAGGCGCAAGCGTGACGGGCGACGAATCGGTCGCGTGCGAGCGTGTTTCGACGGACAGCCGTTCGTGCGGTCCCGGCGATCTGTTCGTCGCGCTGAAGGGCGAGCGTTTCGACGCGCACGATTTTCTGGCCGACGTCGCCGCGCGCAACGTGAGCGCGGTGCTCGTCACCCGCACGCCGGACAACTTCAACGTGCCCGCATTGCGCGTGACGGGCGATACGCGCACGGCGTTGGGCGCATTGGCCAACGGCTGGCGTCGCCGCTTTGCGATGCCGCTCGTCGCAGTCACGGGCAGCAACGGCAAGACGACGGTCAAGGAAATGATCTCGTCGATCTTCGCGGCGGCTGTCGGTGAGCAATCGCGTCTTGCGACGGCCGGCAATTTCAACAACGACGTCGGCTTGCCGCTGACGCTGTTCCGTCTGAACGAAACGCATCAGCTCGCCGTCGTTGAACTCGGCATGAACCATCCGGGTGAAACGGCACTGCTCGGCACGATCGCCGAGCCGACTGTCGCGGTCGTCAACAACGCGCAGCGCGAGCATCAGGAATTCATGGCGACTGTCGAGGCCGTCGCGCTCGAACACGCGAGCGTGATTCACGCGCTTAAAGCCGAAGGCGTCGCCGTGTTCCCGGCCAACGATGCCTATGCCGGCATCTGGCGCGTCGCGGCAACGGGCAATCGTATCGTCGATTTCGCGCTGAACACAGACGAACGCACGACAGAAGCTGCGGTCCAAGGCACGCTCGACGGCAATCAGTTGAGCATCGATACGCCCGAAGGCCACGTCGACGTCACGCTGCAAGTGCTCGGCGCGCACAACGCGCACAACGCTCTGGCAGCGACGGCGGCAGCGCTCGCCTCAGGTGTTTCGCTTGAAGCGATCAAGCGCGGTCTCGAAGCATTTGGCGCAGTGAAGGGCCGCTTGCAGGTGAAGCGCGCAGTGCTCGGCTCGATGGCAGGCGCGACCGTGATCGACGACACCTACAACGCGAATCCCGACTCCATGCTCGCCGCCATCGACGTGCTCGCTGAGCGTCCGTCGCCGCGCGTGCTGGTGATGGGCGACATGGGCGAAGTCGGCGACAACGGCGCGGAGTTTCATCGCGAAGTCGGCGCGTACGCGAAGCAACGCGGCATCGATGCGCTGTATGCGCTGGGCGATGCATCGCGCTATGCCTGCGCCGCGTACGGCAGCGAAGCACACCATTGCGACGACGTGAACACGCTCGTCGCGCAATTGCAGCAGGCCGGTTACGGCGCGGCTGCGACGTATCTCGTGAAAGGCTCGCGCTTCATGAAAATGGAGCGCGTGGTGGACGCCGTTACGAGTCCACAACCCGCTGCACCGGGCAACGCGCCCGGCGCGCACTGA
- the murD gene encoding UDP-N-acetylmuramoyl-L-alanine--D-glutamate ligase encodes MFGEKFRDRQKPMVLVLGLGESGLAMARWCARHGCRLRIADTREVPPNLSALEAHGIDGDFVGGPFSEVLLEGVELVAISPGLSPLAADLVPLIAAARERDIPVWGELEFFAQALRTLGESGYAPKVIAITGTNGKTTTTSLTGLLCERAGKKVAVAGNISPAALDKLTEAIDNTALPDVWVLELSSFQLETAHTFEPDAAVILNITQDHLDWHGGLDAYAAAKGKIFGKNTVRVLNRDDARVMALAPSQPGGAQVVTFGVGEPARDGDLGLMRESGMIWLVDAHDRDATDEPAPTRRRKSESTTPPNIGLKRLMPADALRIRGLHNATNALAAFALARAIGLPGAPLLHGLREYRGEPHRVELIASIDGVDYVDDSKGTNVGATVAALDGLAQRVVLIAGGDGKGQEFDPLAEPVMRWCRAVMLIGRDAPQIRVALAHTGIAMTDHATLEEATRAASAVAQPGDAVLLSPACASFDMFKGYAHRAAVFKSAVEDIAAERGTMI; translated from the coding sequence ATGTTTGGCGAGAAGTTTCGGGATCGGCAAAAGCCGATGGTGCTCGTGCTGGGGCTCGGTGAATCGGGCCTCGCGATGGCGCGCTGGTGCGCGCGGCATGGTTGCCGCCTGCGCATTGCCGACACGCGCGAAGTGCCGCCGAATCTGTCCGCGCTCGAAGCGCATGGCATCGACGGGGATTTTGTCGGCGGGCCGTTTTCCGAGGTGCTGCTGGAAGGCGTCGAACTGGTTGCGATCAGTCCGGGTCTGTCGCCGCTCGCCGCCGATCTCGTGCCGCTGATCGCCGCCGCGCGCGAACGTGATATCCCCGTGTGGGGCGAACTCGAATTCTTCGCGCAAGCGTTGCGCACGCTCGGCGAAAGCGGCTACGCGCCGAAGGTGATCGCGATCACGGGTACGAACGGCAAGACCACCACGACGAGTCTGACGGGCCTGTTGTGCGAGCGCGCGGGCAAGAAGGTCGCGGTCGCGGGCAACATCAGCCCGGCCGCGCTCGACAAGTTGACGGAAGCGATCGACAACACCGCGCTGCCCGACGTATGGGTGCTCGAGCTGTCGAGCTTCCAGCTGGAAACCGCGCACACGTTCGAGCCGGACGCCGCCGTGATCCTGAACATCACGCAGGATCACCTCGACTGGCACGGCGGTCTCGATGCGTACGCCGCGGCGAAGGGCAAGATTTTCGGCAAGAACACGGTGCGCGTGCTCAACCGCGACGACGCGCGCGTGATGGCGCTCGCGCCGTCGCAGCCAGGCGGCGCGCAGGTGGTGACGTTCGGCGTCGGCGAACCGGCGCGTGACGGCGACCTCGGCTTGATGCGCGAGAGCGGCATGATCTGGCTCGTCGATGCGCACGACCGCGACGCGACCGACGAACCCGCGCCCACGCGCCGTCGCAAGAGCGAATCCACGACGCCGCCGAACATCGGGCTGAAGCGTCTGATGCCCGCTGACGCGCTGCGTATCCGTGGGTTGCACAACGCGACGAACGCGCTGGCCGCGTTCGCGCTCGCGCGCGCCATCGGTCTGCCAGGCGCGCCGCTGTTGCACGGCTTGCGCGAGTATCGCGGCGAGCCGCATCGCGTCGAACTGATTGCATCGATCGACGGTGTGGATTACGTCGACGACAGCAAGGGCACCAATGTCGGCGCAACGGTCGCAGCGCTCGACGGCCTCGCGCAGCGCGTCGTGCTGATCGCGGGCGGCGACGGCAAGGGCCAGGAATTCGATCCGCTCGCCGAGCCGGTGATGCGCTGGTGCCGCGCGGTGATGCTGATCGGCCGCGACGCGCCGCAGATTCGCGTGGCGCTCGCCCATACGGGCATCGCAATGACCGATCACGCGACGCTTGAAGAAGCGACGCGCGCAGCCAGCGCCGTCGCGCAGCCGGGCGACGCCGTCCTGCTGTCGCCCGCGTGCGCCAGCTTCGACATGTTCAAGGGTTACGCGCATCGCGCCGCAGTGTTCAAGAGCGCGGTCGAAGACATCGCTGCCGAACGGGGGACGATGATATGA
- the ftsW gene encoding putative lipid II flippase FtsW: protein MSWTERFGSQLGKQRGSAGGAAAAERTSRTGGLSSAVNGVRPLRSRMLDYDHSLLWVVVALLGLGIVMVYSASITMPDSPKYAAYHDYAFLVRQILFVVMGSVAGVIAFRIPISTWDKYAPKLFLIALVTLVIVLIPHVGKGVNGARRWIPLGITNMQPSEIMKLAVTIYAANYTVRKQEYMHSFAKGFLPMGFAVGVVGMLLLLEPDMGAFMVIAAIAMGLLFLGGVNGKIFGGLVATAVGTFTLLVWASPWRRERIFAYLDPWDDRYAQGKAYQLTHSLIAFGRGEWFGVGLGGSVEKLNYLPEAHTDFILAVIGEELGFVGVLVVILMFYWIVRRSFEIGRQALALDRTFAGLVAKGVGIWFGAQTFINMGVNLGLLPTKGLTLPLVSYGGSGILLNCVAVAVLMRVDYENRVLMRGGKV from the coding sequence ATGAGCTGGACGGAACGCTTCGGGTCGCAACTCGGCAAACAGCGCGGCTCCGCAGGTGGCGCGGCGGCAGCCGAGCGCACGTCGCGCACGGGCGGGCTGTCGAGCGCCGTCAACGGCGTGCGTCCGCTGCGCTCGCGGATGCTCGACTATGACCACTCGCTGCTGTGGGTGGTCGTCGCGCTGCTGGGTCTCGGCATCGTGATGGTGTACTCGGCGTCGATTACGATGCCGGACTCGCCGAAGTACGCGGCGTATCACGACTATGCATTCCTCGTGCGCCAGATCCTCTTTGTCGTGATGGGATCGGTGGCGGGCGTGATCGCGTTCCGCATCCCCATTTCGACGTGGGACAAATACGCGCCGAAGCTCTTTCTGATCGCGCTCGTCACGCTCGTGATCGTGCTGATCCCGCACGTAGGCAAGGGCGTGAACGGCGCGCGCCGCTGGATTCCCCTCGGCATCACGAACATGCAGCCGTCGGAAATCATGAAGCTCGCCGTGACGATCTACGCGGCGAACTACACGGTGCGCAAGCAGGAATACATGCACAGCTTCGCCAAGGGCTTTCTGCCGATGGGTTTCGCCGTCGGCGTGGTCGGCATGCTGCTGCTGCTCGAGCCGGACATGGGCGCGTTCATGGTGATCGCGGCGATCGCGATGGGTCTGCTGTTCCTCGGCGGCGTGAACGGCAAGATTTTCGGCGGACTGGTGGCGACGGCGGTCGGTACATTCACGTTGCTCGTGTGGGCGTCGCCGTGGCGTCGCGAGCGGATCTTCGCGTACCTCGATCCGTGGGATGACCGTTATGCACAAGGCAAGGCGTATCAGTTGACGCACTCGCTGATCGCGTTCGGCCGTGGTGAATGGTTTGGCGTGGGACTCGGCGGCAGTGTCGAGAAGCTCAACTATCTGCCCGAAGCGCACACCGACTTCATTCTCGCCGTGATCGGCGAGGAACTCGGTTTCGTCGGCGTGCTCGTCGTGATCCTGATGTTTTACTGGATCGTGCGCCGTTCGTTCGAGATCGGCCGTCAGGCGCTCGCACTCGACCGCACGTTTGCAGGTCTGGTCGCGAAGGGCGTCGGCATCTGGTTCGGCGCGCAGACCTTCATCAACATGGGCGTGAACCTCGGCCTGCTGCCGACCAAGGGTCTCACGCTGCCGCTCGTCAGCTACGGCGGCTCGGGCATTTTGCTGAACTGCGTCGCGGTTGCGGTGCTGATGCGGGTCGACTACGAGAACCGGGTCCTCATGCGCGGGGGCAAGGTATGA
- the mraY gene encoding phospho-N-acetylmuramoyl-pentapeptide-transferase has translation MLLALAQWLQNDVGFLRVFSYLTFRAVAATITALLIGLVCGPWVIRKLAQMKVGQAVRKDGPQTHLVKSGTPTMGGVLILIGIAVSTLLWADLTNRFIWIVMLVTFGFGVIGWVDDYRKVVYKDPRGMSSREKYFWQSVIGLFAAVYLAFSVSEASNVRVFDLFMAWVRSGLSMGLPARADLLLPFLKSMTYPLGVWGFIALTYFVIVGSSNAVNLTDGLDGLVIMPVVLVGSSLGVFAYVMGSAVYSKYLLFPHIAGAGEMLIFCSAMGGAGLAFLWFNTHPAQVFMGDVGALALGGALGTIAVIVRQEIVLFIMGGIFVAETVSVMLQVTWFKFTKARFGEGRRIFKMAPLHHHFELSGWKETQVVVRFWIITLMLCLFGLSTLKLR, from the coding sequence ATGTTACTGGCGCTGGCGCAATGGCTGCAGAACGACGTAGGCTTTTTGCGCGTGTTCAGTTATCTGACGTTTCGTGCTGTCGCGGCGACGATCACCGCGCTGCTGATCGGGCTCGTCTGCGGCCCGTGGGTGATCCGCAAGCTCGCGCAGATGAAGGTCGGCCAGGCCGTGCGTAAGGACGGCCCGCAGACGCACCTCGTGAAATCGGGCACGCCGACGATGGGCGGTGTGCTGATTCTGATCGGCATCGCCGTGTCCACGCTGTTGTGGGCCGACCTGACCAACCGCTTTATCTGGATCGTGATGCTCGTCACGTTCGGCTTCGGCGTGATCGGCTGGGTGGATGACTACCGCAAGGTCGTCTACAAGGACCCGCGCGGCATGTCGTCGCGCGAAAAATATTTCTGGCAGTCGGTGATTGGTCTCTTCGCAGCCGTGTATCTCGCGTTCAGCGTGTCGGAAGCGAGCAACGTGCGCGTGTTCGACCTGTTCATGGCGTGGGTGCGCAGCGGCCTTTCGATGGGCCTGCCCGCGCGTGCCGACCTGTTGCTGCCGTTCCTCAAGTCGATGACCTATCCGCTTGGCGTGTGGGGCTTCATCGCGCTGACGTATTTCGTGATCGTCGGTTCGAGCAACGCAGTGAATCTCACCGACGGTCTCGACGGCCTCGTCATCATGCCCGTCGTGCTGGTCGGCTCGTCGCTCGGCGTGTTCGCGTACGTGATGGGCAGTGCCGTCTATTCGAAATACCTGCTGTTCCCGCACATCGCGGGCGCGGGCGAAATGCTGATCTTCTGCTCGGCGATGGGCGGGGCAGGGCTCGCATTCCTCTGGTTCAACACGCACCCGGCGCAGGTGTTCATGGGCGACGTCGGCGCGCTCGCGCTAGGTGGCGCGCTCGGCACGATCGCCGTGATCGTGCGTCAGGAAATCGTGCTGTTCATCATGGGCGGGATTTTCGTCGCCGAGACGGTGTCGGTGATGTTGCAAGTCACGTGGTTCAAGTTCACGAAGGCGCGTTTCGGTGAAGGCCGCCGCATCTTCAAGATGGCGCCGCTGCATCACCACTTCGAATTGTCGGGCTGGAAGGAAACGCAAGTGGTGGTGCGTTTCTGGATCATCACGCTGATGTTGTGCCTGTTCGGTTTGTCCACGCTCAAGTTGCGTTAA
- the murC gene encoding UDP-N-acetylmuramate--L-alanine ligase: MKHIVKHIHFVGIGGAGMSGIAEVLVNLGYQVSGSDLSRNAVTERLAALGARIAIGHDAENIEGANAVVVSTAVRSDNPEVLAARHRRIPIVPRAVMLAELMRLKQGIAIAGTHGKTTTTSLVASVLAAGGLDPTFVIGGRLISAGANARLGTGDFIVAEADESDASFLNLFPVIEVITNIDADHMDTYGHDFARLKQAFIEFTHRLPFYGIAVLCVDDPNVKEILPFVSKPIIRYGFAPDAQVRAVNVEAHEGKMHFTAMREDAAPIDIVLNLPGLHNVQNALAAIAIATELEVKDADIQRALADFNGVGRRFQRYGEVSVTGGGAYTLVDDYGHHPVEMAATIAAARGAFPDKRLVLAFQPHRFTRTRDCFEDFVKVLSTVDALVLTEVYAAGEAPIVAADGRALTRSIRVVGKVEPVFVESVDEVPDALAAIVRDGDVVITMGAGSIGSVPGRLAGNEGAK; the protein is encoded by the coding sequence ATGAAACATATCGTCAAACACATTCACTTCGTCGGGATTGGCGGCGCGGGCATGAGCGGCATCGCCGAAGTGCTCGTCAATCTCGGCTATCAGGTGAGCGGTTCGGACCTGTCGCGCAATGCGGTGACGGAGCGCCTCGCCGCGCTCGGCGCGCGCATCGCGATCGGTCACGACGCGGAGAACATCGAAGGCGCGAATGCCGTTGTCGTTTCGACGGCCGTGCGCAGCGACAACCCGGAAGTGCTGGCCGCGCGCCATCGCCGTATTCCCATCGTGCCGCGCGCGGTGATGCTCGCGGAACTGATGCGCCTGAAGCAGGGCATCGCGATTGCCGGCACGCACGGCAAGACGACCACGACGTCGCTGGTGGCGAGCGTGCTCGCGGCGGGCGGTCTCGATCCGACGTTCGTGATCGGCGGGCGGCTGATCAGCGCGGGCGCGAATGCGCGCCTCGGTACGGGCGATTTCATCGTCGCCGAAGCGGATGAATCGGATGCGTCGTTCCTGAACCTGTTCCCGGTGATCGAAGTCATCACGAACATCGACGCCGATCACATGGACACTTACGGCCACGACTTCGCGCGGCTCAAGCAGGCGTTCATTGAATTTACGCACCGTCTGCCGTTCTACGGTATTGCGGTGCTGTGCGTCGACGATCCGAACGTGAAGGAGATTCTGCCGTTCGTGTCGAAGCCGATCATCCGTTACGGCTTCGCGCCCGACGCGCAGGTGCGCGCGGTCAATGTCGAAGCGCACGAAGGCAAGATGCATTTCACGGCGATGCGCGAAGACGCGGCGCCTATCGACATCGTTTTGAACCTGCCTGGTCTCCACAACGTGCAGAACGCGTTGGCCGCAATTGCAATTGCGACTGAACTTGAGGTGAAAGATGCCGATATCCAGCGAGCGCTCGCGGATTTCAACGGCGTCGGCCGGCGTTTCCAGCGCTACGGCGAAGTGAGCGTGACGGGCGGCGGCGCCTACACGCTCGTCGACGATTACGGCCATCACCCCGTCGAAATGGCCGCGACGATTGCGGCGGCGCGTGGCGCATTCCCCGACAAGCGTCTCGTGCTCGCATTCCAGCCGCACCGCTTCACGCGCACGCGCGACTGCTTCGAAGATTTCGTGAAGGTGCTGTCGACGGTCGATGCGCTCGTGCTGACGGAAGTCTACGCAGCGGGCGAAGCGCCTATCGTCGCAGCGGACGGCCGTGCGCTCACGCGTTCGATCCGCGTGGTGGGCAAGGTCGAGCCGGTGTTTGTCGAATCAGTGGATGAAGTGCCGGACGCGCTCGCTGCAATTGTGCGCGACGGCGATGTGGTGATCACGATGGGTGCAGGTTCGATCGGCAGCGTGCCGGGTCGGCTTGCGGGAAACGAAGGTGCGAAATGA
- the murG gene encoding undecaprenyldiphospho-muramoylpentapeptide beta-N-acetylglucosaminyltransferase, whose product MTMQQRTLMVMAGGTGGHVFPGLAVAHLMQAWGWRVVWLGNPAGMEATLVPKHGIPMEYVQFGGLRGKGMKTKLMLPVNLLRACMQSLSVLRRVKPDVVLGMGGYITFPAGVMTALSGTPLVLHEQNSIAGLANKVLAKLAKRVLVAFPDALPHAEWTGNPIREELARTPAPKARYAARSGPLNVLVVGGSLGAAALNEVVPHALAQLAPQERPRIVHQAGAKHIDALRANYEAAGIATGDDVQLVPFIDDMTSAYANADLVICRSGAMTVAEIAAVGVAAFFVPFPYAVDDHQTTNAAFLADHGAALLVQQRDLSVDNLADWLRSQTRASLAEMAERSRSLAKPDATEQVAQICATVAGVTPSLSPEGKQQ is encoded by the coding sequence ATGACGATGCAACAACGCACGCTGATGGTGATGGCGGGAGGCACCGGGGGACACGTGTTCCCGGGCCTCGCCGTCGCGCACCTGATGCAGGCGTGGGGCTGGCGTGTCGTGTGGCTCGGCAATCCCGCCGGCATGGAAGCGACGCTCGTCCCGAAACACGGCATTCCGATGGAGTACGTGCAGTTCGGCGGCCTGCGCGGCAAGGGCATGAAGACCAAGCTGATGCTGCCCGTGAATCTGCTGCGCGCGTGCATGCAGAGTCTGTCGGTGCTGCGTCGCGTGAAGCCCGATGTCGTGCTCGGCATGGGCGGCTACATCACGTTCCCTGCGGGCGTGATGACGGCATTGAGCGGCACGCCGCTCGTGCTGCACGAACAGAATTCGATCGCCGGTCTCGCGAACAAGGTGCTCGCGAAGCTCGCCAAGCGCGTGCTCGTCGCGTTTCCGGATGCGTTGCCGCATGCGGAATGGACGGGTAATCCAATTCGTGAGGAACTTGCGCGCACGCCAGCACCCAAAGCACGCTACGCGGCGCGTAGTGGACCGCTTAACGTGCTGGTGGTGGGCGGCAGCCTGGGCGCGGCGGCATTGAATGAAGTGGTGCCTCACGCGCTGGCGCAACTCGCACCGCAAGAGCGTCCGCGCATCGTGCATCAGGCGGGCGCAAAGCATATCGACGCATTGCGCGCGAACTACGAAGCAGCAGGCATCGCGACGGGTGACGACGTACAACTCGTGCCGTTCATCGACGACATGACGAGCGCCTATGCGAACGCCGATCTCGTGATCTGCCGTTCGGGCGCGATGACAGTCGCCGAGATCGCGGCGGTGGGCGTGGCGGCATTCTTCGTGCCGTTCCCGTACGCCGTCGACGATCACCAGACAACTAACGCAGCGTTTCTCGCCGATCACGGCGCGGCGCTGCTCGTGCAACAACGCGACCTGTCGGTGGATAACCTCGCCGACTGGTTGCGCAGCCAGACGCGGGCGTCGCTCGCTGAGATGGCGGAGCGTTCGCGCTCGCTCGCGAAACCCGATGCCACCGAACAGGTCGCGCAGATCTGCGCAACGGTGGCAGGCGTGACACCGAGCCTGAGCCCGGAAGGAAAGCAGCAATGA